The following coding sequences lie in one Rutidosis leptorrhynchoides isolate AG116_Rl617_1_P2 chromosome 4, CSIRO_AGI_Rlap_v1, whole genome shotgun sequence genomic window:
- the LOC139842430 gene encoding uncharacterized protein encodes MWSKGNIHDRVIKLHTELYATQAALDINPNSIQLRIAEKSKLQAFNEALLEDNRFLKQKAKVECLRVGDSNSSYFHKVVKERINRNHISVIFDQNDNLVEGADVSRVFSQHYETFLGSVTSCVNIKEPGPASNDEVKLAMFDIGNDKASDPDGYSSVFFKESWDIVGDKIIMNRITSCFEDIVQENQSAFILGRRISDNILLTRELMRNYHLDTGVPLVLSRLHIRDCKPLVEMVKKRINDWKNKFLSFPGRVQLISSVLESMQIYWYSVFVIPDTIIKEIEKLIRGFLWCKGEMKRGKAKVKWGVVCLPKIEGGLEIKRLK; translated from the exons ATGTGGTCGAAAGGGAACATCCATGATCGGGTTATAAAGCTGCACACAGAGTTATATGCTACGCAAGCTGCATTGGATATTAATCCTAATTCTATTCAGCTCCGTATAGCAGAAAAATCTAAACTTCAGGCGTTCAATGAAGCACTTTTGGAAGACAATAGATTCCTGAAGCAAAAGGCGAAGGTAGAGTGCCTTCGAGTCGGTGATTCAAATTCGAGTTACTTTCACAAAGTGGTTAAAGAAAGAATAAATCGAAATCATATTAGTGTCATATTTGATCAGAATGATAATTTGGTCGAAGGTGCTGATGTGTCTCGTGTGTTTTCACAGCATTATGAGACTTTTCTTGGTTCAGTTACATCATGCGTAAATATTAAAGAGCCGGGCCCTGCTTCCAATGACGAAGTTAAGCTGGCAATGTTTGATATTGGCAACGACAAAGCGTCGGACCCTGATGGGTACTCTTCGGTATTCTTTAAGGAATCTTGGGATATTGTTGGAGA CAAGATCATTATGAATCGTATCACTTCTTGTTTTGAAGACATTGTCCAAGAGAATCAGTCGGCTTTTATCCTGGGGCGTCGGATATCTGATAACATCCTATTAACTCGAGAGTTAATGAGGAACTATCATCTTGATACGG GCGTGCCATTAGTTTTATCCCGTTTGCATATCCGTGATTGCAAACCGTTAGTTGAAATGGTGAAAAAACGTATCAATGATTGGAAGAATAAATTTTTATCTTTTCCTGGGAGGGTTCAGCTCATTTCTTCGGTTCTTGAGTCGATGCAAATTTATTGGTATTCGGTTTTTGTCATCCCGGATACCATTATAAAAGAAATCGAAAAATTGATAAGAGGTTTTTTGTGGTGTAAAGGGGAGATGAAACGAGGAAAAGCGAAAGTAAAATGGGGCGTTGTATGCCTTCCGAAAATTGAGGGAGGACTCGAAATTAAACGTCTCAAATAA
- the LOC139842429 gene encoding uncharacterized protein — protein sequence MENGPWMIRTAPIILNKWAANVSLMKEDLTRVSVWVKLHDVPLTGYNEYGLSMIASKIGKPIMLDSYTSTMCVEAWGRPNYARAMIEIRCKVFGHGDVHCPKNISIPVAMKRIDSEGFQVVKVTKNSVNYTNQNQRQTDGFIVGRRQQKMVYTPTNSVTQVGSTSGVTESPVDNQARKKDEVPMSNTYAALDGIKEDVETNTFKIVDELSDIEQKHNEITAFMVPPFEGASTPSIDESHVSISRLNNVCNSVFSHWNWTSNNNVCAQGTRIILGWDPSIVQLIVVITTNQVVHCLAVFHSGKKFYVSFVYAVNNYIQRRQLWKDLSAHKKFMGQHP from the exons ATGGAGAATGGCCCTTGGATGATAAGAACGGCTCCAATAATTCTCAACAAATGGGCTGCTAATGTTTCATTAATGAAGGAAGATTTGACTAGAGTGTCGGTATGGGTCAAGCTACACGATGTTCCATTAACTGGGTATAATGAATATGGACTTAGCATGATAGCATCGAAGATAGGCAAACCTATCATGTTAGATTCGTATACGAGCACTATGTGTGTTGAGGCATGGGGCCGCCCTAACTATGCTAGGGCTATGATTGAAATAA GATGTAAAGTTTTTGGTCACGGGGATGTGCACTGCCCGAAGAACATTTCTATTCCAGTGGCTATGAAAAGGATTGATAGTGAAGGATTCCAAGTAGTTAAGGTGACGAAGAATTCAGTAAATTACACCAATCAAAACCAAAGGCAGACTGATGGTTTCATTGTGGGAAGGAGACAACAAAAAATGGTTTATACGCCAACAAATAGTGTTACTCAAGTTGGGAGCACAAGTGGTGTAACGGAAAGCCCTGTGGACAATCAGGCAAGGAAGAAAGATGAGGTTCCAATGAGTAATACGTATGCTGCCTTGGATGGCATTAAAGAGGATGTTGAAACTAATACTTTTAAGATTGTTGATGAACTTAGTGACATTGAACAGAAACACAATGAGATAACTGCATTCATGGTTCCACCATTTGAGGGGGCAAGCACTCCAAGTATTGACG AGTCACATGTTTCCATTAGCAGACTTAATAATGTTTGCAATAGTGTGTTTTCGCACTGGAATTGGACATCAAATAATAACGTTTGTGCTCAGGGTACTCGCATTATTTTAGGTTGGGACCCATCCATTGTTCAGCTTATTGTTGTTATTACTACGAATCAAGTTGTTCACTGTCTTGCTGTGTTTCATTCTGGGAAGAAATTCTATGTTTCGTTTGTTTATGCAGTAAATAATTATATCCAACGAAGACAGCTTTGGAAAGATCTTTCTGCGCATAAGAAGTTTATGGGGCAACACCCTTAG